One region of Microbacterium rhizosphaerae genomic DNA includes:
- a CDS encoding TspO/MBR family protein, with amino-acid sequence MTGMGRNLIGTAAAVVAAAATGSVASSATRSRWYKKLDKPPYQPPPQVFPIAWTALYADIAATSAWALTALEGRPREKRRYRVALLGNLALNASWSWVFFRGRRLGLAAVVAALLAASSADLVRRTGSAKRGAGVLLSPYAVWCAFAMVLSVGIWRRNTR; translated from the coding sequence ATGACGGGCATGGGCCGGAACCTCATCGGCACGGCTGCCGCCGTCGTCGCCGCGGCCGCCACGGGCTCGGTCGCCTCATCCGCGACCCGGAGCCGCTGGTACAAGAAGCTCGACAAGCCTCCCTACCAGCCCCCTCCCCAGGTTTTCCCCATCGCATGGACGGCCCTGTACGCCGACATCGCGGCGACCTCCGCCTGGGCTCTCACCGCGCTCGAGGGGCGACCCCGCGAGAAGCGGCGCTACCGCGTCGCGCTCCTGGGCAACCTCGCCTTGAATGCCTCGTGGTCATGGGTGTTCTTCCGCGGACGCCGGCTCGGGCTTGCCGCAGTGGTCGCGGCGCTCCTCGCCGCCAGCTCGGCCGATCTCGTGCGGCGCACGGGCTCCGCGAAGCGCGGAGCAGGCGTGCTCCTGTCGCCGTATGCCGTGTGGTGCGCGTTCGCCATGGTGCTGAGTGTGGGGATCTGGCGCCGCAACACCCGCTGA
- a CDS encoding CHAT domain-containing protein: protein MAVTMYDDLQLRIDRDADGSYRVLAMAPDGRTARGSFVSPLSDDELDDFVQRVGLARRRGGSADTRMDAIRDVGAALFDSLIKEEVGTVFYSARSAAAERDRGLRITLRLSGSPELMRLPWEFLYKRPRFLAQSIQTPVVRALDVDSAMRPQRLTLPLRILAMVSSPSGYPELDADAERRNLERALAAPRAAGLVEVSWLERATLGDLARRVEELDGVHVLHYIGHGAYDEVTDSGILVLETPQGRAHDVSGEEIGAILQDETSLRLVVLNACEGARTSHVDPFSGVAASLVNFDIPAVIGMQFEITDDAAIAFSESLYTGLAHGLPVDAALAPARRAIVGAMLPTEFGTPVLYLRDGDARLFDLQGGLPAAAQQEEPPDDTDGPASETETEAESAENPVVEESSPAEEGGPVDKILDAGASVDAPQAPEAMAAAESVAAEPVGAEPLGAEHPLEVAGESPARSIPEPGVQTNPPEPPPDRGARPLMLAVATAWAGALLLVVAAAFLFAAGLGAGDVAAAAGLGAQTLGVVALAVHSSVRPRDAVPAAYLYGAAAVLSAVVMMTVGTDARAASWVQLAYGLVLVLTGGWLIRASRRVGSRFAASLVTPAPAVIVSGAVSTIAIILWLSGVNSSEGRLWPLSVLGIAAGYVVSALALKREARGGSAAAGFRVEIPVALAWTGAVALAVLVASVLAQDPNGPALRLDAATAQLLAVALLASHHAARPHRDSRLAAAGYGLAAVVSLVSMIGASVGESAYAAYAVIPWAELVVGILLGAVGLWLTAVGRARGGRFGKSLWIPGPYVIAGGAMTALGGAVAVAGSYDLGAVIRWIWLAALLGMAVGYALAAVSLGREGVAGEASADREHADRIA, encoded by the coding sequence ATGGCGGTCACGATGTACGACGACCTCCAGTTGCGGATCGACCGCGACGCAGATGGCTCGTACCGCGTCCTGGCGATGGCGCCGGACGGGCGGACGGCACGCGGCTCGTTCGTCTCGCCGCTGAGCGACGACGAGCTCGATGACTTCGTGCAGCGCGTCGGGCTGGCGCGGCGACGCGGCGGATCGGCGGACACCCGGATGGATGCGATCCGCGACGTCGGGGCCGCCCTCTTCGACTCGCTCATCAAAGAGGAGGTGGGCACGGTCTTCTACTCCGCGCGCAGCGCGGCTGCCGAACGCGACCGTGGCCTGCGCATCACGCTGCGACTCTCGGGGTCGCCCGAGCTGATGCGGCTGCCGTGGGAGTTCCTCTACAAGCGGCCGCGTTTCCTCGCCCAATCGATACAGACGCCGGTCGTGCGCGCGCTCGACGTGGACTCCGCGATGCGCCCGCAGCGACTCACGCTGCCGCTGCGCATCCTCGCCATGGTCAGCAGCCCGTCCGGCTACCCCGAGCTCGACGCCGATGCCGAGCGCCGGAACCTGGAGCGCGCCCTCGCCGCGCCGCGCGCGGCGGGGCTGGTCGAGGTCAGCTGGCTCGAGCGCGCGACGCTCGGCGACCTGGCCCGGCGGGTCGAGGAGCTCGACGGCGTGCACGTGCTGCACTACATCGGCCATGGCGCGTACGACGAGGTGACGGATTCGGGCATCCTGGTGCTCGAGACTCCGCAGGGCCGCGCTCACGATGTCTCGGGCGAGGAGATCGGCGCGATCCTGCAGGATGAGACGAGCCTGCGACTCGTCGTGCTGAACGCCTGCGAGGGAGCGCGCACCTCGCACGTCGACCCGTTCTCGGGCGTGGCTGCGAGTCTGGTGAACTTCGACATCCCGGCGGTGATCGGGATGCAGTTCGAGATCACGGACGACGCCGCCATCGCGTTCAGCGAGAGCCTCTACACGGGACTCGCACACGGACTGCCGGTGGATGCTGCGCTCGCCCCGGCGCGGCGGGCCATCGTCGGCGCGATGCTGCCGACCGAGTTCGGCACGCCCGTCCTGTACCTTCGCGACGGCGACGCCCGGCTGTTCGACCTCCAGGGCGGCCTCCCCGCTGCGGCGCAGCAGGAGGAACCGCCGGACGACACCGACGGCCCGGCATCCGAGACCGAGACCGAGGCCGAATCCGCCGAGAATCCCGTCGTCGAAGAGTCTTCGCCCGCGGAGGAGGGAGGGCCCGTCGACAAGATCCTCGACGCCGGGGCGTCGGTCGACGCACCGCAAGCGCCGGAGGCGATGGCCGCCGCGGAGTCGGTCGCGGCGGAGCCGGTCGGGGCGGAGCCGCTCGGAGCGGAGCATCCGCTCGAGGTCGCCGGCGAATCGCCGGCGCGGTCCATCCCCGAGCCAGGCGTGCAGACGAACCCACCGGAGCCGCCGCCGGATCGCGGGGCGCGGCCCCTGATGCTCGCCGTCGCGACCGCGTGGGCCGGCGCGTTGCTGCTCGTGGTCGCGGCCGCGTTCCTCTTCGCGGCGGGCCTGGGTGCCGGCGACGTCGCGGCTGCCGCCGGACTGGGCGCCCAGACGCTCGGCGTCGTCGCCCTCGCCGTCCACTCCAGCGTCCGGCCGCGTGACGCCGTCCCGGCCGCCTACCTCTACGGCGCGGCCGCTGTGCTCAGCGCCGTCGTGATGATGACGGTCGGCACCGACGCGCGGGCTGCTTCGTGGGTCCAGCTGGCTTATGGGCTGGTGCTCGTGCTCACGGGAGGCTGGCTGATCCGGGCGAGCCGTCGGGTGGGCAGCCGGTTCGCGGCGAGCCTTGTCACTCCCGCACCCGCGGTGATCGTGTCGGGCGCCGTGTCGACCATCGCCATCATCCTGTGGCTCAGCGGCGTGAACTCGAGCGAGGGCCGACTGTGGCCGCTGAGCGTGCTCGGCATCGCCGCGGGGTATGTCGTCTCGGCGCTCGCGCTGAAGCGAGAAGCCCGAGGCGGCTCGGCCGCGGCCGGATTCCGTGTCGAGATCCCGGTCGCGCTGGCGTGGACGGGTGCAGTCGCGCTCGCCGTCCTGGTCGCCTCCGTTCTGGCCCAGGACCCGAACGGTCCGGCGCTGCGCCTCGACGCCGCGACTGCGCAACTCCTGGCAGTGGCTCTCCTCGCGAGCCACCACGCGGCGCGGCCCCACCGCGACAGCAGGCTCGCGGCCGCGGGCTATGGGCTCGCCGCGGTCGTGAGCCTCGTCTCGATGATCGGCGCGAGTGTCGGAGAGAGCGCCTACGCGGCCTACGCCGTCATCCCCTGGGCCGAGCTCGTGGTCGGCATCCTGCTCGGGGCCGTCGGACTCTGGCTCACCGCGGTCGGCCGGGCGCGGGGCGGCCGGTTCGGGAAGAGCCTGTGGATCCCCGGTCCGTACGTCATCGCCGGCGGAGCGATGACGGCCCTCGGCGGCGCGGTCGCCGTCGCAGGCTCCTACGATCTCGGCGCGGTCATCCGCTGGATCTGGCTTGCGGCACTGCTCGGGATGGCGGTCGGCTACGCGCTCGCGGCGGTGTCGCTCGGGCGGGAAGGGGTGGCAGGCGAGGCATCCGCCGATCGGGAACACGCCGACCGGATCGCATAG
- a CDS encoding zinc-binding dehydrogenase — MRALIHSEFGDPAQVLSVEELPVPEPGPREVRIRVILATIHNHDLWTVRGTYGYKPQLPARAGTEAVGIVDAVGPEVEGIEVGQRVATGGTFGTWAEYVIAKAGAVVPVPDSIPDEIAAQLIAMPFSAITLVDFLGVESGDVVLQNTANGTVGRLVAQIGASRGITVIGIVRRASDVDELASAGISNIVSTDDDGWKDRVRELAGDRPIRAAVDSVGGSAAGDLLHLLGDGGTLVSFGAMASDRMQLSSGDLIFKQAVVKGFWGSKVSAAMPGDTQRALFGELFQLVGSGRLTLPVDSIHPLDDIAGAVAASTRQGRVGKVLLRP, encoded by the coding sequence GTGCGCGCACTCATCCACTCCGAATTCGGAGACCCCGCCCAGGTACTCAGCGTCGAAGAACTGCCCGTTCCCGAGCCCGGACCGCGCGAGGTGCGGATCAGGGTCATCCTCGCCACGATCCACAACCACGACCTGTGGACCGTGCGCGGCACCTACGGCTACAAGCCGCAGCTGCCGGCCCGCGCCGGCACCGAGGCCGTCGGCATCGTGGACGCCGTCGGGCCGGAGGTCGAGGGCATCGAGGTCGGTCAGCGCGTCGCGACGGGCGGGACGTTCGGCACGTGGGCCGAGTACGTCATCGCGAAGGCGGGGGCCGTCGTCCCCGTTCCCGACAGCATCCCCGACGAGATCGCGGCCCAGCTCATCGCCATGCCCTTCAGCGCGATCACGCTCGTGGACTTCCTCGGCGTGGAGTCCGGCGACGTCGTCCTGCAGAACACCGCGAACGGCACCGTCGGTCGCCTCGTCGCCCAGATCGGGGCGAGCCGTGGCATCACGGTGATCGGCATCGTTCGCCGCGCGTCGGATGTCGACGAACTCGCGTCCGCGGGCATCTCGAACATCGTCTCCACCGACGATGACGGCTGGAAGGATCGCGTGCGCGAGCTCGCCGGCGACCGGCCGATCCGGGCTGCCGTCGACTCTGTCGGCGGCTCCGCGGCCGGCGATCTGCTGCACCTCCTCGGAGACGGCGGCACCCTCGTCTCGTTCGGGGCGATGGCGTCGGACCGCATGCAGCTCTCCTCCGGCGACCTCATCTTCAAGCAAGCGGTCGTGAAGGGGTTCTGGGGCTCGAAGGTGTCGGCGGCGATGCCCGGCGACACCCAGCGGGCGCTGTTCGGCGAGCTGTTCCAGCTGGTCGGCTCCGGCCGGCTGACGCTGCCGGTGGACAGCATCCATCCCCTCGACGACATCGCCGGCGCGGTGGCGGCCAGCACACGACAGGGGCGCGTCGGGAAGGTGCTGCTGCGGCCCTGA
- a CDS encoding nitroreductase/quinone reductase family protein — protein sequence MSDPHANWNQQIIDQFRAHDGLVESPPFGRALVLLHHVGAKTGAERIAPVRAIPEGDGWLIAASKGGAPENPAWYHNLLAHPDVTIEVPGEADLVAVRAEELKGQARDAAWEKFTAASQGFRDYEKKTSRIIPVLFLHRR from the coding sequence ATGAGCGACCCGCACGCGAATTGGAACCAGCAGATCATCGACCAATTCCGCGCCCATGACGGTCTCGTCGAGTCGCCGCCGTTCGGGCGCGCCCTCGTGCTCCTCCACCATGTCGGTGCGAAGACGGGCGCGGAGCGGATCGCACCCGTCAGGGCCATCCCCGAGGGCGACGGCTGGCTCATCGCGGCATCCAAGGGCGGTGCACCCGAGAACCCGGCCTGGTACCACAACCTGCTCGCCCATCCCGATGTCACCATCGAGGTGCCGGGCGAGGCCGACCTCGTCGCGGTGCGCGCCGAGGAGCTCAAGGGACAGGCCCGCGACGCCGCCTGGGAGAAGTTCACCGCCGCGAGCCAGGGGTTCCGCGACTACGAGAAGAAGACCAGCAGGATCATCCCCGTGCTCTTCCTGCACCGCCGCTGA
- a CDS encoding dihydrofolate reductase family protein — protein MRKVTYSLGLSLDGYVRGPDGRFDWSAPDDEIFAFVTQEIQLDGVHLLGRRLYETMLVWEDDEQVAQFGDALQEWAAMWRRLPKVVFSRSIDAVQGNARLATGSLADEIERLKAEPGEGDIAIGGAELAGQAIDAGLVDEFRMRVHPVVVGGGTTYFPHHDRRDDLELLESRTFGSGVVFLRYRVIH, from the coding sequence ATGCGCAAGGTGACCTACTCACTCGGGCTGTCGCTCGACGGATACGTGAGGGGGCCGGATGGCCGCTTCGACTGGTCGGCGCCGGACGACGAGATCTTCGCATTCGTCACCCAGGAGATCCAGCTGGACGGAGTCCATCTGCTCGGACGGCGGCTCTACGAGACGATGCTCGTCTGGGAGGACGACGAGCAGGTCGCGCAGTTCGGCGACGCACTGCAGGAGTGGGCAGCGATGTGGCGGCGGCTGCCGAAGGTCGTGTTCTCGAGGTCGATCGACGCGGTCCAGGGCAACGCCCGCCTGGCCACGGGCAGCCTCGCCGATGAGATCGAGCGCCTGAAGGCCGAACCGGGGGAGGGGGACATCGCCATCGGCGGGGCCGAGCTCGCCGGGCAGGCGATCGACGCGGGACTCGTCGACGAATTCCGGATGCGGGTCCACCCTGTGGTCGTCGGCGGCGGCACGACGTACTTCCCGCATCACGATCGCCGCGACGACCTCGAGCTGCTCGAGTCCCGGACGTTCGGCTCGGGCGTGGTCTTCCTGCGGTATCGCGTCATCCACTGA
- a CDS encoding MarR family transcriptional regulator, with amino-acid sequence MSTMDERLAYADRVAAVWSARYRVAPITGRIAGYLFVCEPAHPSIDELAAALQASRSAVVGGVRELEARRWVRRSRSAGERADRVSLVFDRTRGFDPAPYLEAAAIAEDGLVLVADSATEQRAVLEETASLNRYLAEQLPRLLDDWIAQRADRGR; translated from the coding sequence ATGAGCACGATGGACGAACGGCTGGCGTACGCCGATCGTGTCGCAGCGGTATGGTCTGCCCGCTACCGGGTCGCCCCGATCACGGGTCGGATCGCCGGTTACCTCTTCGTCTGCGAGCCGGCGCATCCATCGATCGATGAGCTCGCGGCGGCACTTCAGGCCAGCCGCAGCGCCGTCGTCGGCGGAGTGCGGGAGCTCGAGGCGCGGCGATGGGTGCGTCGCTCCCGCTCCGCAGGAGAGCGCGCCGACCGGGTGAGTCTCGTCTTCGATCGGACGCGCGGCTTCGATCCCGCACCGTACCTCGAGGCCGCGGCGATCGCGGAGGACGGACTCGTGCTGGTGGCCGACTCCGCCACCGAGCAGCGCGCGGTGCTGGAGGAGACCGCATCACTCAACAGGTACCTCGCCGAGCAGCTGCCGCGTCTGCTCGACGACTGGATCGCGCAGCGAGCGGATCGCGGTCGATGA
- a CDS encoding esterase/lipase family protein, whose translation MVSVGRALSWWARDYAYAGYWQVRGTLTPGSRSELATGAGRPVVMLPGVWETWGFLRPLIDPLHAAGHPVHVVPDLRRNGRPVPETAETVAAMLADLDLRDVVLVAHSKGGLIGKYLMVELDPEQRVRSMVAVCTPFGGSDYARYMVSRTLRAFAPNEPTTLRLQEQLEVNSRITTITGVFDPHIPKTVQLDGARNLTLDDGGHFRIMENPEVIRTVLEVAAGEWPPTAR comes from the coding sequence ATGGTCTCGGTCGGGCGCGCGCTCTCGTGGTGGGCGCGCGACTACGCGTATGCGGGGTACTGGCAGGTCCGCGGCACGCTGACGCCGGGATCGAGGTCGGAACTCGCCACCGGCGCCGGCCGGCCCGTCGTCATGCTGCCGGGCGTCTGGGAGACGTGGGGATTCCTGCGGCCGCTCATCGATCCGCTGCATGCGGCCGGACACCCCGTGCATGTCGTTCCGGACCTGCGCCGGAACGGCCGGCCGGTTCCAGAGACCGCCGAGACCGTCGCGGCGATGCTCGCCGACCTCGATCTGCGCGACGTCGTCCTCGTGGCGCACAGCAAGGGCGGCCTCATCGGCAAGTACCTCATGGTCGAGCTCGACCCTGAGCAGCGCGTGCGCTCGATGGTCGCCGTCTGCACGCCGTTCGGCGGCTCCGACTATGCGCGCTACATGGTGTCGCGCACGCTGCGGGCCTTCGCACCGAACGAACCCACCACGCTGCGGCTGCAGGAGCAGCTCGAGGTGAACTCGCGCATCACGACGATCACGGGGGTGTTCGACCCGCACATCCCGAAGACCGTGCAGCTCGACGGCGCGCGCAATCTGACACTCGACGACGGCGGGCACTTCCGGATCATGGAGAACCCCGAGGTCATCCGGACGGTGCTCGAGGTCGCCGCGGGCGAGTGGCCGCCCACCGCGCGCTGA
- a CDS encoding dihydrofolate reductase family protein, which yields MQTLKIDFITSLDGYGAAAGWPGLWGVWGKEYLDWLATSPEKDDPLLMGATTYRLMSSFTAEGERGTEALDGIPKYVFSSTLDEPLAWANSTLVSTDAVEHVRRLKEESDRPLRTLGSVALCRSLLLAGLVDRYRVCIFPVITGATGQERIYDGYPDVRLELVEARTFDKAVQLLEYVPTVLEEPPGA from the coding sequence GTGCAGACGCTCAAGATCGATTTCATCACGTCGCTCGACGGCTACGGCGCCGCAGCAGGATGGCCCGGCCTGTGGGGCGTGTGGGGCAAGGAGTACCTCGACTGGCTCGCGACCTCGCCCGAGAAGGACGACCCGCTGCTCATGGGTGCGACGACGTATCGGCTGATGTCGAGCTTCACCGCCGAGGGGGAGCGCGGCACCGAGGCGCTCGACGGCATCCCGAAGTACGTCTTCTCCTCCACCCTCGACGAGCCGCTCGCCTGGGCGAACTCCACGCTCGTCTCGACGGACGCGGTCGAGCACGTGCGCCGGCTGAAGGAGGAGTCCGACCGACCCTTGCGCACTCTCGGAAGCGTCGCCCTCTGCCGATCGCTGCTTCTGGCCGGGCTGGTCGATCGCTACCGGGTCTGCATCTTCCCCGTGATCACCGGCGCGACCGGGCAAGAGCGCATCTACGACGGCTACCCGGATGTCCGCCTCGAGCTGGTGGAGGCGCGGACCTTCGACAAGGCCGTCCAGCTCCTCGAGTATGTGCCCACGGTGCTCGAGGAGCCGCCGGGGGCCTGA
- a CDS encoding Type 1 glutamine amidotransferase-like domain-containing protein translates to MKLLLTSGGVTNDSIRNALVDLLGKPIAESTALFIPTAQWGQPQCSPESVWMSVADHWQGEGGLTGMGWKSVGVLELTALPSIGEDRWVPWVRDADVLLVDGGEAVYLATWMRESGLADLLPSLGDTVWVGVSAGSMVMTPRIGDEFVDWKPGEGDETLGVVDFSIFPHLDYPGWSGNTMDRARDWATRIPGTAYAIDDQTAISVVDGTAGVISEGHWQLFRDGVASEPTPAGG, encoded by the coding sequence ATGAAGCTGCTGCTCACCTCCGGAGGTGTGACGAACGACTCCATCCGGAATGCATTGGTGGACCTGCTGGGCAAGCCGATCGCGGAGAGCACGGCCCTGTTCATCCCCACCGCGCAGTGGGGGCAGCCGCAGTGCTCGCCCGAGTCGGTGTGGATGTCTGTCGCCGATCACTGGCAGGGTGAGGGGGGCTTGACCGGCATGGGATGGAAATCGGTCGGGGTTCTCGAGCTCACGGCGTTGCCGAGCATCGGCGAGGACCGCTGGGTGCCCTGGGTGCGCGACGCGGACGTGCTGCTCGTCGACGGCGGTGAGGCGGTCTACCTCGCGACGTGGATGCGGGAGTCCGGCCTCGCCGACCTCCTCCCATCCCTCGGCGACACCGTGTGGGTCGGCGTGAGCGCGGGGAGCATGGTCATGACACCGCGCATCGGCGACGAATTCGTCGACTGGAAGCCCGGCGAGGGCGACGAGACCCTCGGCGTCGTCGACTTCTCGATCTTCCCGCATCTCGACTACCCGGGCTGGTCGGGCAACACGATGGACCGCGCACGGGATTGGGCGACGCGCATCCCGGGCACCGCCTACGCGATCGACGACCAGACCGCGATCTCGGTCGTCGACGGCACCGCCGGGGTCATCTCGGAGGGGCACTGGCAGCTCTTCCGCGATGGCGTCGCCAGCGAGCCGACGCCGGCCGGAGGCTGA
- a CDS encoding alpha/beta fold hydrolase, giving the protein MTTHPSRSEVTVGDDRRVAWHDVGDPAGRPCLFLPGSSSSGLAGLALDAAAKDAGIRLIALDRPGLGRSGRAPVRRLVDWPDDVAELLDQLEIGRVGVLGHSAGGAFALAVAYRLTDRVSATVVCAGSGPYSEEWFRDRARMSRTSRMYYGMALRAPTVFGRLMASSTPRTQKGIDRTIALVARGSSPDARFAREQPERMRISLEAVADGFRDGPEGPTDEARMICSPWGFEVADVQAHVEWWHGEQDGNVHPAAGRAMAARLPHVTAHFVDGGHALLFERSGPILEGMRADRP; this is encoded by the coding sequence ATGACGACGCATCCGAGTCGGAGCGAGGTCACGGTGGGGGATGACCGTCGCGTCGCGTGGCACGACGTGGGCGACCCCGCGGGTCGGCCGTGCCTGTTCCTCCCCGGCTCGTCGAGTTCGGGGCTCGCGGGTCTCGCGCTCGACGCGGCGGCGAAGGATGCGGGCATCCGCCTCATCGCCCTCGACCGGCCGGGCCTCGGCAGGTCCGGCCGTGCGCCGGTACGCAGGCTCGTCGACTGGCCCGACGACGTGGCCGAGCTGCTGGATCAGCTGGAGATCGGCCGCGTCGGGGTGCTCGGGCACTCGGCGGGCGGGGCCTTCGCGCTCGCGGTCGCGTACCGGCTGACGGACCGGGTCTCCGCGACCGTCGTGTGCGCCGGCTCCGGCCCCTACAGCGAGGAGTGGTTCCGCGATCGGGCCCGGATGTCTCGCACCTCCCGGATGTACTACGGCATGGCGCTGCGCGCGCCCACCGTGTTCGGGCGGCTGATGGCATCCAGCACGCCCCGGACGCAGAAGGGCATCGACCGCACCATCGCCCTCGTCGCGCGCGGCTCGTCGCCCGACGCTCGCTTCGCGCGCGAGCAGCCCGAGCGGATGCGGATATCGCTGGAGGCCGTCGCCGACGGATTCCGCGACGGGCCGGAGGGGCCGACGGATGAGGCGCGGATGATCTGCAGCCCGTGGGGCTTCGAGGTCGCGGATGTCCAGGCTCACGTCGAATGGTGGCACGGCGAGCAGGACGGCAACGTGCACCCGGCCGCAGGTCGCGCCATGGCGGCTCGGCTGCCGCACGTGACCGCGCACTTCGTCGACGGCGGACACGCGCTGCTCTTCGAGCGGAGCGGGCCGATCCTCGAAGGCATGCGCGCCGACCGGCCGTGA